The Herminiimonas arsenitoxidans genome window below encodes:
- a CDS encoding MFS transporter, translating into MTAASVTHAEADVFTAKEERQVVLASTLGTIFEWYDFFIYGALAIFMSSVLFPPDNPTAALLASLGALAAGFVVRPIGAVLFGYLGDRLGRKHTFLLTIIMMGGSTALIGFLPSYASVGHAAWISLVVLRLVQGLAVGGEYGGAVIYVAEHSRPSRRGLLTGWIQITSSMGLILSIAVILGTQATMDMASFKEWGWRVPFIISIAMLIFSVYVRAKLHESPVFTRLKAQGRLSKNPVRDTFFKWPSLKMILLALFGVTAGQGATYFTGQFYVMIFLQQAVMIDQRTVYTLICIGFLIGAPAFVFFGWLSDRLGRKWIMMAGLFIAALCYRPMFASLMEAGNPALAAATLSTPVTVHANAKDGACNFSISASLISAHPDHAKPCVQAKKMLVGNGINFEYADPIAGQAVAMTVKGQTINGFDAKAYRAALTEAGYPTKADPEQINKGRIVLLLVLMTIVVAMVYGPVAAYLVELFPANIRYTALSFPYHIGAGIFGGFLPFFATYLALAGGNVFAGLWYPVVITAVTGIVGSLLLPNTKTAAKDL; encoded by the coding sequence ATGACTGCAGCATCTGTAACCCACGCCGAGGCGGATGTATTTACCGCCAAGGAAGAGCGTCAAGTTGTTCTAGCCTCAACCTTGGGGACCATCTTCGAGTGGTACGATTTTTTCATCTATGGCGCGCTCGCGATCTTCATGAGCTCGGTCCTGTTCCCGCCGGATAATCCGACTGCCGCATTGCTAGCATCGTTGGGAGCCTTGGCTGCTGGCTTTGTGGTTCGCCCTATCGGTGCTGTTCTCTTCGGTTATCTGGGCGATCGGCTCGGTCGAAAACATACCTTCCTGCTGACCATCATCATGATGGGCGGTAGTACTGCGTTGATCGGTTTTCTGCCGAGCTACGCTTCGGTTGGTCATGCAGCGTGGATTTCGCTGGTGGTGTTGCGTCTGGTTCAGGGGCTGGCAGTTGGCGGTGAATATGGCGGTGCGGTGATTTATGTCGCTGAACATTCGCGTCCGTCACGCCGTGGTTTGCTGACGGGTTGGATTCAGATTACGTCGTCGATGGGCCTGATCCTTTCCATTGCCGTGATCCTCGGTACGCAGGCGACGATGGATATGGCTTCCTTCAAGGAGTGGGGCTGGCGCGTTCCTTTCATCATCTCGATAGCGATGCTGATTTTCTCGGTTTATGTACGTGCCAAATTGCATGAATCGCCGGTGTTCACACGTCTGAAAGCACAAGGACGTTTGTCGAAGAATCCAGTACGCGACACCTTCTTCAAATGGCCGAGCCTGAAGATGATTCTGCTGGCTTTGTTCGGTGTGACTGCAGGTCAGGGCGCTACTTACTTTACCGGCCAGTTCTACGTGATGATCTTCTTGCAGCAAGCGGTGATGATCGATCAACGCACTGTGTACACATTGATTTGTATAGGCTTCTTGATTGGCGCTCCTGCCTTTGTGTTCTTCGGATGGTTGTCTGATCGCTTGGGACGCAAATGGATCATGATGGCAGGCTTGTTCATCGCTGCGCTGTGCTATCGCCCTATGTTTGCCTCCTTGATGGAAGCTGGCAATCCAGCACTGGCTGCTGCAACCTTGTCGACGCCGGTGACTGTACATGCGAATGCCAAGGACGGTGCCTGCAACTTCAGTATCAGTGCTTCGCTGATCAGCGCGCATCCTGATCACGCCAAACCTTGCGTACAAGCTAAGAAAATGTTGGTCGGTAACGGTATCAATTTTGAATATGCAGATCCGATTGCCGGGCAGGCAGTGGCGATGACAGTAAAAGGCCAAACCATCAACGGCTTTGATGCAAAAGCTTATCGTGCTGCGCTGACTGAGGCTGGTTATCCAACCAAGGCAGATCCTGAGCAAATCAATAAAGGTCGCATCGTTTTGTTGCTGGTCTTGATGACGATTGTGGTCGCGATGGTGTACGGTCCGGTTGCTGCATATCTGGTTGAGTTGTTCCCGGCGAACATTCGCTACACGGCACTGTCGTTTCCGTATCACATCGGTGCGGGTATCTTTGGTGGCTTCCTACCGTTCTTTGCGACTTATCTGGCACTGGCGGGCGGCAACGTGTTTGCCGGGCTGTGGTATCCGGTCGTGATCACTGCGGTGACTGGCATCGTAGGTAGTCTCTTGCTGCCGAATACGAAAACTGCGGCCAAAGATCTTTAA
- a CDS encoding carbon-nitrogen hydrolase family protein, which translates to MTIFKVAVAQAASHPTNAQASTAKAVDLIKQAHQAGASLLVFPEAFLGGYPKGASFGAPVGMRKPEGRQAYLDYFNSAIDLNGPEVDAIADATRASGMFAVIGCIERDLGTLYCTVLFFNGEKGLVGRHRKLMPTAGERLIWGFGDGSTMPVFDTPLGKIGAVICWENYMPMLRMYMYSQGIGIYCAPTADDRDTWVPSMQHIALEGRCFVLTACQYIKRSAYPATHECALGDDPDTVLMRGGSAIIDPLGKVLAGPNFEGEALLYAEIDTDQIVRGKFDFDVAGHYARPDVFQLAVDTRAKSAVTIQQDNME; encoded by the coding sequence ATGACTATCTTTAAGGTAGCGGTTGCGCAAGCCGCATCTCATCCAACTAATGCGCAGGCATCCACGGCGAAAGCCGTGGATTTGATCAAGCAGGCACATCAGGCAGGCGCAAGCCTGCTGGTGTTCCCTGAGGCTTTTCTCGGTGGTTATCCGAAAGGTGCTTCTTTCGGCGCGCCAGTCGGTATGCGTAAACCAGAGGGGCGTCAGGCGTATCTGGATTACTTCAATAGCGCGATAGACTTGAACGGCCCAGAAGTAGACGCGATTGCTGACGCAACGCGTGCCAGTGGCATGTTTGCTGTGATCGGTTGCATAGAACGTGATCTGGGTACTCTGTATTGCACGGTCTTGTTCTTCAATGGAGAGAAAGGTTTGGTCGGCAGGCATCGCAAGCTGATGCCGACTGCTGGCGAGCGCTTGATCTGGGGTTTTGGTGATGGTTCGACGATGCCGGTATTTGATACACCATTGGGCAAAATCGGTGCTGTCATTTGCTGGGAAAACTATATGCCCATGCTGCGTATGTATATGTACAGCCAAGGCATAGGCATCTACTGTGCACCGACGGCCGATGATCGCGATACCTGGGTACCGAGCATGCAGCATATTGCGCTGGAAGGGCGTTGCTTTGTACTGACGGCTTGCCAGTACATCAAACGTTCCGCTTATCCTGCGACGCATGAGTGTGCCTTGGGCGACGATCCTGACACTGTATTGATGCGTGGCGGTAGTGCGATTATCGATCCGTTGGGCAAGGTGTTGGCAGGGCCGAATTTCGAAGGTGAAGCTTTGCTTTACGCCGAGATCGATACTGACCAGATAGTGCGTGGTAAATTTGATTTTGATGTGGCCGGACACTATGCACGTCCTGATGTGTTCCAGCTCGCCGTTGATACTCGTGCCAAATCTGCCGTGACTATTCAGCAAGACAATATGGAGTAG
- a CDS encoding flavin reductase family protein, with the protein MQFDMEQLSADNRYKLLTATVTPRPIAWVTSRSVDGVVNAAPFSFFNVMGHEPPTVTLGLLRKAGGGYKDTAANIMATGEFVINLVSEAMAESMNETCTNAPPEIDELELAGLTAVPSIVVAPPRIAGCPVSFECRSLSSIVTGPCQVIVVATVLHVHIEDEFLIDAERCHVDTPALKLVSRMHGSGWYARSTDLFQLARPSYKEK; encoded by the coding sequence ATGCAATTCGATATGGAGCAATTGTCTGCCGATAACCGCTACAAGTTGTTGACTGCGACGGTGACGCCACGCCCCATTGCCTGGGTAACCAGTAGATCAGTAGACGGTGTCGTGAATGCCGCACCTTTCAGTTTCTTTAATGTGATGGGACATGAGCCGCCTACCGTCACGCTGGGCTTGTTACGCAAGGCTGGTGGCGGCTACAAGGATACGGCAGCGAACATTATGGCAACCGGTGAGTTCGTGATTAACCTGGTATCGGAAGCGATGGCAGAGAGCATGAATGAAACCTGCACAAATGCTCCTCCAGAGATTGATGAACTCGAACTGGCTGGCTTGACTGCAGTGCCATCCATTGTGGTGGCTCCACCTCGCATCGCAGGATGTCCTGTCTCGTTTGAATGCCGTAGCTTGTCATCCATCGTGACTGGGCCGTGTCAGGTCATTGTTGTGGCTACTGTTTTGCATGTGCATATCGAAGATGAATTTTTGATCGATGCAGAACGCTGTCACGTCGATACGCCGGCGCTGAAGCTGGTCAGCCGTATGCACGGTAGCGGTTGGTATGCACGTTCGACGGATCTTTTTCAACTCGCCAGACCAAGCTACAAGGAAAAGTGA
- a CDS encoding PilZ domain-containing protein — MATHDLTLLPHTPRYADRKIFRRRAILDMGRNRYSHARTIDISPHALSIMVESPLSIGHTGSIAFNITVDQKTMPLEFKGKVSYCVLVGTEGFRVGFELASRGDAGHKKRIEQIMETLAF, encoded by the coding sequence ATGGCGACGCATGATCTGACTCTTCTTCCGCACACACCGCGTTACGCAGACAGAAAGATTTTCCGCAGGCGTGCGATCCTTGATATGGGGCGAAATCGATACTCTCACGCGAGGACGATTGATATCTCGCCGCATGCCTTGAGCATCATGGTTGAGTCACCGCTTTCTATAGGTCATACCGGCAGTATCGCCTTCAACATTACTGTCGATCAAAAAACGATGCCGTTAGAATTCAAGGGTAAGGTCAGTTATTGCGTGCTGGTTGGCACAGAGGGATTCAGAGTCGGCTTTGAATTGGCCTCACGTGGCGATGCCGGGCACAAGAAGCGCATTGAACAAATCATGGAGACATTGGCGTTTTAA
- the ybgF gene encoding tol-pal system protein YbgF, translating to MIKKTLIAALMAAFSCASLSAHAALFGDDEARKAIIDLRGKVDAIQQSKAESSAVLNLSNQNEQLKQEISRLNGQIEVLSNEVSNLQQRQKDFYVDLDNRLRKLEPQVVAVDGKDAMVGQSEQSSYDNALALFKAGDYKKSGAAFSDFIQRYPESAYAPSAQYWIGNAYYAQRDYKNAIAAQQTLLKKYPDNPKAADALLNIASSYTELKDRPAAKKSLESLVAKYPNAPAAQTAKERLANFK from the coding sequence ATGATTAAAAAAACCCTTATTGCGGCCTTGATGGCCGCATTTTCTTGTGCGTCGCTATCAGCGCATGCTGCGCTGTTTGGCGACGATGAGGCACGCAAGGCGATCATAGACTTGCGCGGCAAAGTTGATGCGATCCAGCAAAGCAAAGCTGAATCGTCAGCCGTACTTAATCTATCCAATCAGAACGAGCAATTGAAGCAAGAGATTTCTCGCCTGAATGGTCAGATCGAAGTTTTATCAAATGAAGTCTCCAACCTGCAGCAACGGCAGAAAGATTTCTACGTCGATCTCGATAATCGTTTGCGCAAGCTGGAACCGCAAGTCGTTGCCGTTGACGGCAAGGATGCGATGGTTGGGCAATCAGAACAAAGCTCATACGATAATGCACTCGCCCTCTTCAAAGCTGGCGACTACAAAAAATCTGGTGCAGCTTTTTCCGATTTCATACAACGCTATCCAGAATCTGCGTACGCACCTTCGGCGCAATACTGGATCGGCAATGCATACTATGCACAACGCGATTACAAAAATGCGATCGCAGCACAGCAAACGCTGTTGAAAAAATATCCTGACAATCCAAAAGCTGCCGATGCTTTATTGAATATCGCCAGCTCATATACGGAATTGAAAGATAGACCAGCCGCCAAGAAATCCTTGGAGTCACTGGTAGCAAAATATCCAAACGCGCCCGCAGCACAAACAGCAAAAGAGCGTCTAGCCAACTTCAAATAA
- the pal gene encoding peptidoglycan-associated lipoprotein Pal yields MRTLTSVFILSSALLMAACSSTKLNDKAPVEDRAGSSMADPRSVGTVNASSDPLNDPQGVLAKRSVYFDFDSYIVKPEFQQVVENHAKYLKSNQGRKIIIQGNTDDRGGAEYNLALGQKRAEAVRKSLSLLGVPESQMEAVSLGKEKPKALGNDEAAWAENRRADIVY; encoded by the coding sequence ATGCGTACCTTAACATCCGTTTTTATCTTATCCAGTGCTTTGCTGATGGCAGCCTGCTCATCAACCAAATTGAACGACAAAGCACCGGTTGAAGACCGTGCAGGTTCAAGCATGGCTGATCCGCGTTCGGTTGGTACCGTCAATGCATCCAGCGATCCATTAAACGATCCGCAAGGCGTGTTGGCTAAACGCAGTGTGTACTTTGACTTCGACAGCTACATCGTCAAACCAGAATTTCAGCAAGTCGTAGAAAACCACGCAAAATACCTGAAAAGTAACCAAGGTCGTAAGATCATCATCCAAGGCAACACCGATGATCGCGGCGGCGCTGAATACAACTTGGCTCTCGGTCAGAAACGTGCAGAAGCTGTGCGTAAATCCCTGTCCCTGTTAGGCGTGCCTGAATCACAAATGGAAGCAGTGTCGCTGGGTAAAGAAAAACCAAAAGCACTGGGTAACGATGAAGCAGCATGGGCAGAAAACCGCCGTGCAGATATCGTTTATTAA
- the tolB gene encoding Tol-Pal system beta propeller repeat protein TolB gives MTKTSFLRSFAILAVFVTSLAHAQLRVEIAGVGANQIPIAIATFGDESVAPQQVSAIIKADLNRSGIFKIIDTGSVLTENSQVNLADWKSRGADALVVGSVSRLADGRFEVRYRLFDTVKAAQLSSLALAAQPQFIRVSGHKIADDIYEKLTGIRGAFATRIAYVTKAGKEFRLEIADSDGEGTQVALRSNEPIISPSWSPDGTKVAYVSFENKKPVVYIQNLVTRQRTIAANFKGSNSAPSWAPDGNKLAVALSRDGLTQVYVVNADGTSPRRLSNSNGIDTEPQFSADGQSIYFTSDRSGGPQIYKMGANGGDAKRVTFSGNYNISPRISPDGKFLAYISRREGKFQLFLLDLTNGQEQRLSDTVKDESPSFSPNGKYLMYATESGRRGTLAVVSVDGQVKQRLTTQAGDIREPTWGPFMK, from the coding sequence ATGACTAAGACTTCTTTTTTACGCTCATTCGCGATCCTCGCCGTGTTCGTTACCAGTCTCGCGCACGCACAATTGCGGGTAGAAATCGCCGGTGTCGGCGCTAACCAGATACCAATTGCGATTGCTACTTTCGGCGATGAGTCGGTTGCACCACAGCAAGTCAGTGCCATCATCAAGGCCGATTTGAACCGCAGCGGTATCTTCAAAATTATCGATACCGGCTCCGTCCTGACGGAAAACTCCCAGGTCAACCTTGCTGACTGGAAATCACGCGGTGCCGATGCACTCGTCGTTGGCAGCGTGTCGCGCCTGGCGGATGGCCGCTTCGAGGTCAGATATCGTTTGTTCGATACCGTCAAAGCCGCACAATTGTCGTCGTTGGCCCTGGCAGCACAACCGCAGTTCATCCGCGTATCTGGCCACAAGATCGCCGACGATATCTATGAGAAGCTGACTGGCATACGCGGCGCTTTTGCCACACGCATCGCCTATGTCACCAAAGCCGGCAAGGAATTCCGTCTGGAGATTGCCGACTCCGATGGCGAAGGCACGCAAGTCGCATTGCGCTCGAACGAACCTATCATCTCGCCATCATGGTCGCCAGACGGCACCAAGGTCGCCTACGTTTCGTTTGAAAACAAAAAACCAGTCGTCTATATCCAGAACCTCGTCACTCGCCAGCGCACCATTGCCGCCAACTTCAAGGGCAGCAATTCTGCACCATCTTGGGCACCTGACGGCAACAAGCTGGCCGTGGCACTGTCACGCGATGGCTTGACCCAGGTGTATGTCGTCAATGCGGATGGCACCAGCCCACGTCGCCTGAGTAATTCCAACGGCATCGATACCGAACCACAGTTCTCTGCCGATGGCCAAAGCATTTACTTCACCAGCGACCGTAGTGGCGGCCCGCAAATCTACAAAATGGGTGCAAATGGCGGCGACGCCAAACGTGTCACCTTCAGCGGAAACTACAACATCAGCCCGCGAATCTCCCCAGATGGCAAATTTTTGGCCTATATTTCGCGCCGCGAAGGGAAATTTCAGCTATTTCTGCTTGATTTGACCAATGGTCAGGAACAACGCCTCTCCGACACCGTCAAAGACGAATCACCGAGTTTTTCGCCGAATGGCAAATATTTGATGTACGCAACCGAATCCGGTCGTCGTGGCACTTTAGCCGTCGTTTCGGTTGATGGTCAGGTAAAACAGCGTCTGACCACCCAAGCAGGCGATATACGTGAGCCCACGTGGGGTCCGTTTATGAAATAA
- the tolA gene encoding cell envelope integrity protein TolA, with translation MTDHSPYTVPKEPGRWRAIMLAAAVHVALLVFFWIGIDWQSETPVAVKAEIWDMQAKEAAPLPPEPEPTPQPKPEPKPIVKETPKAEPIKPEQPKVDIALEKEKKRKEQERKDKLAEEEKEKKLKQKAEQDKQEKLDKQAADKKAEQQKKADADKKRLQDKRDQELSDKRRAEELSRMTGAIGSGGSGQAAKSQSSGRADGAYADKIRAKIRSNTVFNVPPDLNGNPQVEYDVELLPDGSLRGLRLRKSSGLPGFDEAVKRAIERSQPFPPDQSGSVPSRLTVIHKPKDQ, from the coding sequence ATGACTGATCACTCACCGTACACCGTCCCGAAGGAACCTGGTCGCTGGCGTGCCATCATGCTGGCGGCGGCAGTGCACGTCGCATTACTGGTATTTTTCTGGATAGGCATCGATTGGCAAAGCGAGACGCCGGTCGCGGTGAAAGCAGAAATCTGGGATATGCAGGCGAAAGAAGCCGCACCCCTGCCGCCAGAACCAGAACCAACGCCTCAGCCCAAACCTGAACCCAAGCCTATCGTTAAAGAAACGCCTAAGGCAGAGCCCATCAAGCCTGAGCAGCCTAAAGTCGATATCGCGCTGGAAAAAGAAAAAAAACGCAAAGAACAAGAGCGTAAAGACAAGCTGGCCGAAGAAGAAAAAGAAAAGAAGCTGAAACAAAAGGCTGAGCAAGACAAACAGGAAAAACTCGACAAGCAGGCAGCGGACAAGAAAGCCGAGCAGCAGAAAAAAGCTGATGCTGACAAAAAACGCCTCCAGGACAAGCGTGATCAAGAATTAAGTGACAAGCGACGCGCTGAAGAACTAAGCCGCATGACCGGTGCCATTGGCAGCGGCGGCTCTGGCCAGGCAGCAAAATCGCAAAGCAGCGGTCGTGCAGACGGTGCGTATGCCGATAAAATCCGTGCGAAAATCCGCTCAAATACAGTATTTAACGTACCGCCAGACTTAAACGGGAATCCTCAGGTCGAATACGATGTCGAACTGCTGCCTGACGGATCGCTGCGCGGATTACGTCTGCGCAAATCCTCAGGCCTACCCGGTTTCGATGAAGCTGTTAAACGTGCGATCGAACGTTCGCAACCATTTCCACCCGATCAATCCGGCAGCGTCCCTAGTCGCTTGACCGTCATTCACAAACCGAAAGATCAGTGA